Genomic segment of Psychrobacter sanguinis:
AGAAAATAAAAGAACAAAGTATCGATACACTGCAGACGCCAGTCTTTACGTTTACGCTTGATCCAAGCCCAGGCTTTTTCGATGGGATTTAAATCTGGGCTATAAGGTGGTAGCCATAAAATACAGTGTCCTGCATCATTAATAAGCTCTTGAATATCAAGTCTTTTATGGAAGGTGGCGTTGTCCATAACAACAACGCTGTTCTTAGGGAGGTTTGGCAGTAGCAATTGTGTCACCCAGCTATAGAAGACGTCGGCATTGACATTACAATCATAAAGGCCAATGGCGAATAGTTGATTATTGTGAATAGCACCGATAGCATTGGTTTGATTCTTTAGTTGCCAGTTATAACTGCCAAAGCACGGTTTGCCTTTATAGGAATAGCCGTGTGGTCGGTTCTCATGAGACTTAAAACCACTTTCGTCTAAATAAATAATAGCTCTATCGCTTTCTTCAAACTCAGACAGTTGTTCAAGAAATAGACGCCTTAGATCGTCATCTGCTTTAGGGTGATTTAGTGTCTTTTTTTTGAGTAATGCCGAGACGCTTGAGAGCTTTTCCTATGCCTCTGTCGCTACAGTTAAATCGCCTTGCTCGTTCATAATGATAGTCATCAGGATAGGCTTTGACATCTGCTATAAGGGCATCGTTGTCTATCTTACTAGGGATTCGTTTGCATTGTTTGCGCTCAAGCCGTTTCTTCCAGTTTTGTATATTGGTTGGGCTAATTTGATACTCTT
This window contains:
- a CDS encoding IS630 transposase-related protein, which gives rise to MILSKLDEGYSFRELAEEYQISPTNIQNWKKRLERKQCKRIPSKIDNDALIADVKAYPDDYHYERARRFNCSDRGIGKALKRLGITQKKDTKSP